A portion of the Tachypleus tridentatus isolate NWPU-2018 unplaced genomic scaffold, ASM421037v1 Hic_cluster_1, whole genome shotgun sequence genome contains these proteins:
- the LOC143241952 gene encoding progranulin-like isoform X2, which yields MNDFLLNHQPEPVVYCGNGWTCPDGYTCCLHPNGGFGCCGLRNAVCCCSGETCCFSLHSCSADSSRCNRCPSFAGAVRVDAPKATSIVAARKS from the exons ATGAACGACTTCCTTCTAAATCATCAACCTGAAC CTGTTGTTTACTGTGGAAATGGATGGACCTGCCCTGACGGGTATACTTGTTGCTTGCATCCTAATGGCGGTTTCGGTTGTTGCGGACTTCGCAATGCCGTCTGTTGCTGTAGTGGAGAAACATGTTGCTTTTCTCTGCATTCGTGTTCAGCAGATTCTTCCAGATGTAATCGATGTCCATCCTTTGCTGGTGCAGTTCGGGTAGACGCACCGAAAGCGACATCTATCGTCGCTGCTAGGAAATCTTGA